In the Leptospira bourretii genome, one interval contains:
- a CDS encoding SRPBCC family protein produces MKSEKNVVKMERRGETEVVFKRYFDAPRELVFDCHTKPELMKRWLIGPEGMVLDTCKQDLKVGGKYLYLYADKDGNKSGVYGTFREVVVPEKLANTENYIFDMSTFDQNAPEDPNATFESRTFTAEGNRTLMIHLCRYASPEVCKMMVESGAADGMAECYLELDKLLGEMA; encoded by the coding sequence ATGAAATCGGAGAAAAATGTAGTAAAGATGGAACGTCGAGGTGAAACAGAAGTTGTGTTTAAAAGATACTTCGACGCACCAAGGGAATTGGTTTTTGATTGTCACACCAAACCGGAGTTAATGAAAAGATGGCTCATTGGTCCCGAAGGTATGGTTCTTGATACTTGTAAACAAGATCTGAAAGTTGGTGGCAAATACTTGTATCTTTATGCGGATAAAGACGGAAACAAATCTGGTGTATACGGAACATTTCGAGAGGTTGTCGTTCCTGAGAAATTAGCCAATACAGAAAATTACATTTTTGACATGTCAACTTTTGATCAAAATGCTCCTGAAGATCCGAATGCTACTTTCGAATCTCGTACGTTTACCGCTGAAGGGAATCGAACACTGATGATTCATCTCTGTCGTTATGCATCGCCAGAGGTTTGTAAGATGATGGTGGAATCCGGTGCGGCTGATGGTATGGCCGAATGTTATTTGGAACTTGATAAATTACTCGGAGAAATGGCTTAA
- a CDS encoding DUF4180 domain-containing protein yields MNIRKIRKNNIEIAVVDSDETLITNGSTALDFFATIQYDSGCERFVLKQSHLVSDFFDLKTGLAGNVLQKIVNYRMKLAIVGDFSIYSSKSLSDFIYEMNSGRDVFFLNSEEEAIDRLSVI; encoded by the coding sequence ATGAACATTCGTAAAATCAGGAAAAACAATATCGAAATTGCTGTCGTTGATTCGGACGAAACCCTGATCACCAATGGCTCCACGGCTCTAGACTTTTTTGCCACCATCCAATACGATTCGGGATGCGAGCGTTTTGTTTTGAAACAATCACATCTTGTCTCGGACTTCTTCGATTTAAAAACGGGCCTTGCCGGAAACGTATTACAAAAAATTGTCAACTACCGGATGAAACTGGCTATCGTTGGTGATTTTTCTATTTACTCCAGTAAAAGTCTCAGTGATTTCATTTATGAAATGAATTCGGGGAGAGATGTTTTTTTTCTGAATTCAGAAGAGGAAGCAATAGACCGTCTAAGTGTCATTTAA
- a CDS encoding ArsR/SmtB family transcription factor, whose protein sequence is MQTLDATFSALADPTRRAILMRLAKGDLTVMELSKPFRMSQPAISKHLKVLEEAGLISTTVRAQERPRRLETAPLKTAIDWIEKYRQMWEKRYQGLDGLLVELQTIQTKGDKKK, encoded by the coding sequence ATGCAAACTCTTGATGCCACATTCTCTGCTCTTGCTGACCCTACTCGTCGGGCGATTCTTATGCGCCTTGCGAAAGGGGACTTAACCGTTATGGAACTTTCCAAACCCTTTCGGATGAGCCAACCTGCCATCTCCAAACACCTTAAAGTTTTAGAAGAAGCAGGTCTTATTTCCACTACTGTCCGTGCCCAAGAAAGGCCTCGTCGTTTGGAAACAGCACCGCTTAAAACAGCAATCGATTGGATCGAAAAATACCGCCAGATGTGGGAAAAGCGATATCAGGGGTTAGATGGACTACTTGTCGAATTACAAACAATACAAACGAAAGGGGATAAGAAAAAATGA